From a single Calothrix sp. NIES-2098 genomic region:
- a CDS encoding metallophosphoesterase — protein sequence MKITIPELSLIVLIGASGSGKSTFAHKHFQPFEVLSSDFCRGLVSNDENNQSASGDAFAVLHFIAAKRLAAGKLTVIDATNVQPEDRKHLLQIARDYHCFAIAIVLDLPEELCHERNQQRSDRNFGFHVVRRHSQMLRRSLRGLEKEGFRYVYTLKSLEEIESVEIERQPLWNNLKHEHGPFDIIGDIHGCGDELEALLQQLGYVKDGGDKGEFAISSSHTPHTPPSPLWNVPTYHHPQGRKAVFLGDLVDRGPRILDTVKLVRNMVKAGTAICVPGNHENKLLRKLRGKNVRVNHGLEQTLQEIEALPDAVREPFTQELREFLDTLVSHYLLDDGKLVVAHAGMKQEMQGRGSGAVREFALYGESTGEIDEFGLPVRYNWAGEYRGEAMVVYGHTPVPEAEWLNNTIDIDTGCVFGGKLTALRYPEKELVSVPAARTYCEPVKPLVQNVFTRTSQQELDDVLHIEDVLGKRIINTRLQSNITIREENAIAALEVMSRFAANPKWLIYLPPTMSPVATSSLPGLLEHPAQAFDYYQNQEITEVVCEEKHMGSRAVVIVCRDAAAAEKRFGVINEGIGICYTRTGRRFFDDVALEAELLARVNAALLESGFWETFNTDWVCLDCELMPWSAKAQGLLRSQYAPVGVASRLALNDAVSLLQQASDRGVDVTSQFTHYQQRAEMAHQYVAAYRRYCWNVSDISQLKLAPFHILATEGAVHTDKDHRWHMEQAAKICQADPGLLLATAYKVIDLTDPSSQAEGVHWWEELTKAGGEGMVIKPMQYIVQGSRGVVQPAVKCRGQEYLRIIYGPEYSSPENLQRLRQRGLSLKRSLAMREFALGVEALERFVNNTPLRRVHECVFGILALESEPVDPRL from the coding sequence ATGAAAATTACTATCCCCGAACTTTCTCTAATTGTTCTTATAGGTGCTTCTGGTTCTGGTAAATCAACCTTTGCTCACAAACACTTTCAACCCTTTGAAGTTCTATCTTCAGACTTTTGTCGCGGGTTAGTTTCTAATGATGAAAATAATCAATCTGCTTCTGGCGATGCTTTTGCAGTGCTGCACTTTATCGCCGCCAAACGACTAGCAGCAGGTAAATTAACTGTAATTGATGCTACTAACGTGCAGCCAGAAGACCGCAAACATTTACTGCAAATCGCACGAGATTATCATTGTTTTGCGATCGCAATCGTTCTCGACCTCCCAGAAGAATTATGTCACGAACGCAACCAACAAAGAAGCGATCGCAATTTTGGTTTCCATGTCGTGCGTCGTCATAGCCAAATGTTGCGGCGTTCTCTACGCGGTTTAGAAAAGGAAGGCTTCCGCTATGTCTACACTCTCAAATCTCTGGAGGAAATAGAATCTGTTGAAATCGAACGTCAACCGCTATGGAATAACCTAAAACACGAACACGGCCCCTTTGATATTATCGGTGACATTCACGGCTGTGGTGATGAACTCGAAGCATTGTTGCAACAGTTAGGGTATGTGAAGGATGGAGGAGACAAGGGAGAATTTGCTATCTCATCTTCCCACACTCCCCACACTCCCCCCTCTCCACTCTGGAATGTACCCACCTACCACCATCCCCAAGGGCGCAAAGCTGTATTTCTTGGCGATTTAGTAGATCGAGGCCCCCGCATCTTAGATACAGTCAAGTTAGTGCGAAACATGGTGAAAGCAGGTACAGCTATCTGTGTCCCTGGTAATCATGAAAACAAGCTGTTGCGGAAACTACGCGGTAAGAATGTCCGGGTTAATCATGGTTTAGAGCAAACTTTGCAGGAGATTGAGGCGTTACCTGATGCAGTGCGGGAACCCTTTACTCAAGAACTGCGAGAATTTTTAGATACGTTAGTTAGTCATTACCTCCTCGATGATGGAAAGTTAGTAGTAGCCCACGCCGGGATGAAACAGGAGATGCAAGGACGGGGTTCTGGTGCGGTGCGGGAGTTCGCTTTGTATGGCGAAAGTACAGGGGAAATTGATGAATTTGGCTTACCTGTGCGCTACAACTGGGCGGGTGAGTATCGGGGTGAAGCAATGGTGGTATACGGACATACCCCTGTACCAGAAGCGGAATGGCTGAATAATACTATTGATATTGATACAGGTTGCGTTTTTGGCGGTAAGTTAACTGCGCTGCGCTATCCTGAAAAAGAATTGGTGAGCGTACCTGCGGCGCGTACTTACTGCGAACCTGTGAAACCTTTGGTACAAAACGTTTTCACCCGCACATCTCAGCAAGAACTCGATGATGTTTTGCATATCGAAGATGTATTAGGTAAGCGCATCATCAATACTCGACTGCAATCTAACATTACCATTCGCGAAGAAAATGCGATCGCAGCTTTAGAAGTGATGAGTCGGTTTGCAGCTAATCCCAAATGGCTAATTTACTTACCTCCCACTATGTCCCCAGTGGCGACATCTTCATTACCGGGGTTGTTAGAACATCCTGCACAAGCTTTTGATTATTACCAAAACCAAGAAATTACTGAGGTAGTTTGCGAAGAAAAACACATGGGTTCGCGTGCTGTGGTAATTGTTTGCCGAGATGCGGCGGCTGCCGAGAAACGCTTTGGTGTAATAAATGAAGGTATCGGTATCTGCTACACCCGCACCGGAAGGCGATTTTTTGATGATGTAGCACTCGAAGCAGAACTCTTAGCGCGGGTAAATGCAGCCCTCTTGGAAAGTGGCTTTTGGGAAACATTTAATACCGACTGGGTATGTTTAGATTGTGAATTAATGCCTTGGTCAGCAAAAGCGCAGGGATTATTGCGATCGCAGTATGCACCTGTAGGAGTAGCATCACGCCTAGCTCTCAATGATGCCGTATCTTTGTTACAACAAGCAAGCGATCGCGGCGTGGATGTCACCAGCCAATTCACTCACTATCAACAACGTGCAGAGATGGCGCATCAATATGTTGCAGCTTATCGCCGTTATTGCTGGAATGTCAGCGATATTTCGCAGTTAAAACTGGCTCCTTTCCACATCCTAGCAACAGAAGGAGCCGTGCATACTGATAAAGACCACCGTTGGCACATGGAACAAGCTGCTAAAATTTGCCAAGCCGATCCAGGTTTGCTATTAGCCACTGCTTACAAAGTCATAGATTTAACAGATCCTAGCAGCCAAGCTGAAGGCGTGCATTGGTGGGAAGAACTTACCAAAGCTGGCGGAGAAGGAATGGTGATTAAACCCATGCAATACATCGTCCAAGGTAGTCGCGGAGTAGTACAACCTGCGGTAAAATGTCGGGGACAGGAATACCTGCGCATTATCTACGGTCCGGAATACTCCAGCCCAGAGAATCTACAACGCCTGCGTCAACGGGGATTATCTCTCAAACGTTCGCTAGCGATGCGCGAATTTGCTTTGGGTGTGGAAGCATTAGAGCGCTTTGTGAATAATACCCCACTGCGTCGCGTCCATGAATGCGTTTTCGGCATTTTAGCATTGGAGAGCGAACCAGTAGATCCACGACTTTAG
- a CDS encoding oxidoreductase domain-containing protein, with protein sequence MSNLFRGDVSRRQLLASAGFGIVAATASTNLSDTASAQESEALAQPIPRGGELPPQIQLPPIQAPTEQETGGPPTALPRERRLGFAIVGLGRLSLEEIMPAFGECKLAKPVALVSGDRAKAEQVAQQYSIPPQNIYNYQNYDNLRNNPEVDVIYIVLPNSMHAEYTVRGARAGKHILCEKPMANTVEECQQMIDACKQANRKLAIAYRCQYEPHHRAIIQMVRSQELGTVKLIQADNGQNQGGDLNQWRLKKSLAGGGSLPDVGIYCLNATRYLTGEEPIAISANLFSTPKDPRFREVEENVTFQLQYPSGVLAICSTSYGYHRASRFRVFGSDAWVQLDPAFTYNGLQMAIGRKSSSNSMAENITQVRMPEKNQFALEMDHMADCVIHNRIPHTPGEEGLQDQKLMALIYQAAQTRQTISLPPVSKLDITRGPTPRTLK encoded by the coding sequence ATGTCAAATCTCTTTCGAGGAGACGTATCACGCCGTCAACTTTTAGCCAGTGCAGGATTCGGAATTGTTGCTGCAACGGCAAGCACTAATTTGTCAGACACCGCCTCTGCCCAGGAATCAGAAGCATTAGCTCAACCGATACCACGCGGTGGAGAACTACCACCTCAGATCCAGTTACCACCGATTCAAGCTCCGACTGAGCAAGAGACAGGCGGCCCTCCTACTGCCTTGCCACGGGAACGGCGATTAGGGTTTGCGATCGTTGGACTTGGCAGATTGTCATTGGAAGAAATCATGCCTGCGTTTGGTGAGTGCAAACTGGCAAAACCTGTGGCTTTGGTGAGTGGCGATCGCGCGAAAGCAGAACAGGTGGCTCAACAGTACAGTATCCCACCGCAAAACATTTACAACTATCAGAATTACGATAATCTCCGGAATAATCCTGAAGTTGATGTGATTTATATTGTGCTACCCAACAGTATGCACGCAGAATATACTGTGCGGGGTGCGCGAGCTGGGAAACACATTCTTTGCGAAAAGCCGATGGCAAATACAGTCGAAGAATGCCAGCAGATGATTGATGCTTGTAAACAGGCAAATCGTAAGCTGGCGATCGCCTATCGCTGTCAGTACGAACCGCACCACCGTGCCATCATCCAAATGGTTCGCAGTCAGGAATTGGGTACTGTCAAGCTGATTCAGGCAGACAACGGACAGAACCAGGGCGGTGACTTAAATCAATGGCGGTTAAAGAAATCCCTAGCCGGAGGTGGTTCGTTACCAGATGTGGGAATTTACTGCTTGAATGCTACGCGCTACTTAACTGGCGAAGAACCGATCGCCATCAGCGCCAACCTCTTCAGCACTCCTAAAGATCCCCGTTTTCGAGAAGTTGAAGAGAATGTGACGTTCCAACTTCAGTATCCCAGCGGCGTCTTAGCCATCTGTTCTACTAGCTATGGTTATCATCGAGCCAGCCGCTTTCGAGTTTTTGGCTCCGATGCTTGGGTACAACTCGATCCAGCATTTACCTACAACGGTTTGCAAATGGCGATCGGGCGTAAATCTTCTAGCAACAGCATGGCAGAGAACATAACACAAGTGCGAATGCCTGAGAAAAATCAATTTGCCTTAGAAATGGATCACATGGCAGATTGTGTGATTCACAATCGCATACCTCACACACCAGGAGAAGAGGGCTTACAAGACCAAAAGCTGATGGCGCTGATTTACCAAGCAGCCCAGACCCGTCAGACTATTTCGCTACCCCCTGTATCAAAACTGGATATTACTCGCGGCCCCACTCCTCGAACGCTTAAATAA
- a CDS encoding XisI protein-like protein, producing the protein MKVLFCYPSRSHDGRRVYGCVWTENGVATDLLHKGITQEEIVLAFHPPHARQYTEFAIA; encoded by the coding sequence ATGAAAGTACTATTTTGTTACCCTTCACGATCGCATGATGGTCGGCGAGTCTATGGTTGTGTTTGGACAGAAAATGGTGTGGCGACAGATTTGTTGCACAAAGGTATTACACAGGAAGAGATTGTTTTAGCATTTCATCCACCTCATGCCAGACAATATACTGAATTTGCGATCGCTTAA
- a CDS encoding fdxN element excision controlling factor protein, whose amino-acid sequence MAAKDKFHAVVKIALEKEQWKINDDPLRLEVGGTKFEIDLGAEQLLAAERGKEKMQLRLKHF is encoded by the coding sequence ATGGCAGCTAAAGATAAATTTCATGCTGTGGTGAAAATTGCTTTAGAAAAGGAGCAGTGGAAGATAAACGACGATCCTCTGCGATTGGAAGTTGGTGGAACTAAGTTTGAAATCGATTTAGGTGCCGAACAACTTTTAGCAGCAGAGAGAGGTAAAGAAAAAATGCAGTTGAGATTAAAACATTTTTGA